In Aegilops tauschii subsp. strangulata cultivar AL8/78 chromosome 3, Aet v6.0, whole genome shotgun sequence, one genomic interval encodes:
- the LOC109781049 gene encoding protein PLASTID TRANSCRIPTIONALLY ACTIVE 10, whose protein sequence is MATSATFLHLLAPPGLRPKPVLRPRLRRLALSVSPSGPDEIPADDPPVLPSILVKNTEPEDVARRRSWVEHGWAPWEEAMSPEVAFARHSLNEGEEVPLTSPESVEAFRMLTPAYREKVESEPGYLERLFSMRETPEPLETAWAGQLPLRLIPPRDWPPPGWEVDQDELAFIREAHRAASERVDMEAAAAKGVTNVEKVEDAPQDLALERYKVFLKQYKEWVDTNRDRLEEESYKFDQDYYPGRRKRGKDYREDMLELPFFYPGQICYGKVISIHLHQGAFVDIGGTHDGWVPIKGNDWYWIRHHIKPGMNVYVEILAKRDPYRFRFPLEMRLVYPNIDHLVFNRFDFPPIFHRKEDTNEEQLWREGGRPPIPRKKPLTDMETEPLVSDHPFVETLWEWHNAEQMILDHEDENPDKFRDVTYESTVDTSSFDEENRIQYTEGRVKETVLKKKVVNVNIKELDMKAARAEREEIKRLKAEAQERGEEYKIGKMRRNIEMDEYDLLQWRRSYEEREALLRDICCRKALGLPIEEPGRYDVDETVVYGKDYYDPSKPMYRYDYWGEPRNTEKVKLERDVERHNQQIIGDAKKWCETSYEDYVRKKTLREAAESRERRRRAAEPQEEEEYDDDMDLDFEKMTDPRAPHNRFYITK, encoded by the exons ATGGCGACCAGCGCCACCTTCCTCCACCTCCTCGCCCCTCCGGGCCTCCGCCCCAAGCCCGTACTCCGgccccgcctccgccgcctcgccCTGTCCGTCTCCCCCTCGGGCCCCGACGAGATCCCCGCCGACGACCCGCCCGTGCTCCCCTCCATCCTCGTCAAGAACACCGAGCCCGAGGACGTGGCGCGCCGCCGGAGCTGGGTCGAGCACGGCTGGGCGCCCTGGGAGGAGGCGATGAGCCCCGAGGTGGCCTTCGCGCGCCACAGCCTCAACGAGGGCGAGGAGGTGCCGCTCACCTCGCCGGAGTCCGTCGAGGCGTTCCGCATGCTCACCCCGGCCTACCGCGAGAAGGTGGAGTCCGAGCCGGGGTACCTGGAGCGCCTCTTCTCCATGCGCGAGACGCCCGAGCCCCTCGAGACCGCGTGGGCCGGCCAGCTCCCGCTGCGGCTCATCCCGCCTCGGGACTGGCCGCCGCCCGGCTGGGAGGTGGACCAGGACGAGCTGGCGTTCATACGGGAGGCTCACAGGGCGGCGTCGGAGCGggtggacatggaggcggcggccgccAAGGGGGTGACCAACGTGGAGAAGGTGGAGGACGCGCCGCAGGATCTGGCGCTGGAGCGGTACAAGGTGTTCCTGAAGCAGTACAAGGAGTGGGTGGATACCAACAGGGACAGGCTTGAGGAGGAGTCCTACAAG TTTGATCAGGATTACTACCCTGGTAGACGAAAAAGAGGTAAGGACTACCGAGAAGATATG CTGGAACTTCCATTCTTCTACCCTGGACAG ATATGTTACGGTAAAGTGATCTCTATTCACCTCCATCAAGGAGCTTTTGTGGATATTGGTGGCACACATGATGG GTGGGTGCCAATAAAAGGAAACGATTGGTATTGGATCCGCCACCATATCAAACCTGGCATGAATGTCTATGTGGAAATTCTG GCCAAACGAGACCCATATCGGTTTCGTTTCCCACTTGAAATGCGCCTTGTCTATCCTAACATTGATCACCTAGT ATTTAATAGGTTTGACTTCCCACCAATATTTCACCGTAAGGAGGATACAAACGAAGAGCAGCTGTGG CGCGAAGGTGGAAGGCCGCCCATTCCTAGGAAAAAGCCTTTGACAGACATGGAAACAGAACCTTTGGTGTCAGACCACCCCTTTGTTGAAACG CTTTGGGAATGGCATAATGCGGAGCAGATGATTTTAGACCACGAGGATGAAAATCCAGATAAATTCAGGGATGTGACGTACGAGTCAACAGTTGATACATCCTCGTTCGACGAAGAAAATAGGATTCAATACACTGAAGGGCGTGTCAAAGAAACAGTGCTTAAAAAGAAAGTTGTG AATGTAAACATCAAAGAACTCGATATGAAGGCTGCTCGTGCTGAGCGTGAG GAGATTAAAAGGCTCAAAGCGGAAGCacaagaaagaggagaggagtaCAAAATCGGGAAGATGCGACGGAACATAGAAATGGACGAGTACGATCTGCTGCAGTGGCGTCGCTCCTACGAAGAGAGGGAGGCTCTGCTCAGAGACATATGCTG CCGGAAGGCCCTGGGCCTCCCCATCGAGGAGCCGGGGCGGTACGACGTGGACGAGACGGTGGTGTACGGCAAGGACTACTACGACCCGTCGAAGCCGATGTACCGGTACGACTACTGGGGCGAGCCGCGCAACACGGAGAAGGTGAAGCTGGAGCGGGACGTGGAGCGGCACAACCAGCAGATCATCGGGGACGCCAAGAAGTGGTGCGAGACGTCGTACGAGGACTACGTCCGGAAGAAGACGCTGCGGGAGGCCGCCGAGTCCCGGGAgcggcggaggagggcggcggagccgcaggaggaggaggagtacgaCGACGACATGGACCTCGACTTCGAGAAGATGACCGACCCCCGCGCCCCGCACAACCGGTTCTACATCACGAAATGA
- the LOC109781051 gene encoding uncharacterized protein, producing MGDGGGGDGAAASSSPPAAAAAPGFSYLAVFHNFPLVAALLGFAIAQSIKFFLTRYKEKRWDPKRLIGSGGMPSSHSATVTALSVAIGFQEGFGSALFATSTIFASVVMYDASGVRLHAGKQAAVLNQIVCELPAEHPLAETRPLRELLGHTPTQVVAGAVLGCMIGIAGQIIIAVTSVV from the exons ATGGGGGACGGTGGTGGTGGTGatggcgccgccgcctcctcgtcgccgccggccgccgcggcCGCCCCGGGGTTCTCCTACCTCGCCGTCTTCCACAACTTCCCCCTCGTCGCCGCGCTGCTCGGCTTCGCCATCGCGCAGTCCATCAAGTTCTTCCTCACCAG GTATAAGGAGAAGAGATGGGATCCTAAGCGGCTTATCGGCTCCGGTGGCATGCCGTCGTCGCATTCCGCGACCGTTACAGCATTATCAGTAGCCATTGGCTTCCAAGAGGGCTTCGGCAGTGCCCTCTTTGCCACATCCACGATATTCGCAAGTGTG GTGATGTATGATGCTTCTGGTGTCAGATTGCATGCTGGAAAGCAAGCAGCG GTGTTGAACCAAATAGTCTGTGAACTACCGGCTGAACATCCCTTGGCTGAAACAAGACCATTGCGTGAACTTTTAGGCCATACCCCGACCCAG GTTGTCGCCGGTGCGGTGCTTGGGTGTATGATAGGTATTGCAGGGCAAATTATCATTGCAGTGACAAGTGTTGTATGA
- the LOC109781050 gene encoding uncharacterized protein codes for MPSIAGGLFSAGRGISWLRLRRLQRPLLSSLSAGGGSDAPHLPVVIVGAGPVGLALSFLLAKFGIKCTVLERSMEFTRHPRAHFINNRTMEIFRKFDGLAGDIERAQPPVDLWRKFIYCTSLSGSILGSVDHMKQEDFDKVVSPISVAHFSQYKLVDLLLKKLDGVGFQTCFPDELGGSSAQDLLLENKILMGHECSSIELTDDGILVGASFNNGGRMQERKLHCGLLLGADGARSKVRELAGISMKGERDLQQLVSVHFVSRDLGKYLSSERPGMLFFIFNPDAIGVLVAHDLEHGEFVLQVPFYPPQQMFEDFSAKVCEQIIVKLVGWEPADIQVLDIKPWAMHAEVAEKYVGCDNRVILVGDAAHRFPPAGGFGMNTGVQDAHNLAWKLCLLLNGIADPSIIQTYESERKPVATFNTELSLENFKAAMSIPATLGLDPTIANSVHRVINSSLGSIIPRNLQKVVLEGLFSIGRTQVSDYILSENNPLGSLRLARLRSILDEGKSLQLQFPAEDLGFRYGKGALVAEDCAESTYQAEDLKHSKRSSGEYIPSAKVGSRLPHMLVRPLSASSEGVFSTLDLVSGDKIEFVIIIAPLKESYKLAQAMLRIADEFELSSKVCVMWPQGSRDVEAKGSISELAPWTNYVDVEEIPRATVNSSWWEMYQVSNRSVILVRPDEHIAWRTEPDMVRDAYSDVRRVFSQILSLNRPQV; via the exons ATGCCGTCGATCGCCGGCGGCCTCTTCTCCGCGGGCAGGGGCATCtcctggctgcgcctccgccgcctccaGCGCCCGCTCCTCTCGTCCCTCTCCGCCGGCGGCGGCAGCGACGCGCCGCATCTGCCCGTGGTCATCGTCGGGGCCGGGCCCGTCGGGctcgccctctccttcctcctcgccAAATTCG GCATCAAATGCACGGTCCTAGAGAGAAGCATGGAGTTCACTCGGCACCCCCGAGCGCATTTCATCAACAACCGCACCATGGAG ATCTTCCGCAAGTTCGACGGCCTGGCCGGGGACATCGAGAGGGCTCAGCCGCCGGTGGATCTGTGGAGGAAGTTCATATACTGTACATCGCTCTCCGGATCCATTCTCGGTTCGGTTGATCACATGAAGCAGGAAG ATTTTGACAAGGTCGTTAGTCCTATATCGGTTGCACACTTCTCGCAGTACAAGCTAGTGGATTTGCTACTCAAGAAACTGGATGGCGTTGGCTTTCAGACGTGCTTTCCTGACGAGCTAGGTGGTAGCTCTGCTCAAGATTTGCTGCTGGAAAACAAGATACTGATGGGACACGAGTGTAGCTCCATTGAGCTGACCGATGATGGTATTTTGGTTGGAGCATCGTTTAACAATGGGGGGAGGATGCAGGAGAGGAAGCTTCACTGTGGCCTTCTTCTAGGGGCAGATGGCGCTAGAAGCAAAGTGCGTGAGTTGGCTGGTATATCTATGAAAGGTGAAAGGGACTTGCAGCAATTGGTCAGTGTTCATTTTGTGAGCAGGGATCTTGGAAAGTATTTATCTAGTGAGAGGCCTGGCATGCTGTTCTTTATTTTCAACCCTGATGCAATTGGTGTGCTGGTGGCACATGACCTGGAGCATGGGGAATTTGTGTTGCAG GTTCCATTTTATCCGCCTCAGCAGATGTTTGAGGATTTTAGTGCAAAG GTGTGCGAGCAAATTATTGTCAAATTGGTTGGATGGGAGCCAGCAGATATTCAGGTTTTAGACATAAAACCATGGGCAATGCATGCTGAAGTTGCAGAGAAGTATGTTGGCTGCGACAATCGTGTAATCCTAGTTGGTGATGCTGCTCACCGCTTTCCTCCTGCTGGTGGTTTTG GAATGAACACTGGTGTTCAGGATGCACATAATTTGGCTTGGAAATTGTGTTTACTTCTGAATGGCATCGCTGACCCATCAATTATACAAACTTATGAGTCAGAGCGTAAACCT GTTGCCACTTTTAACACAGAACTTAGTTTGGAAAACTTCAAGGCAGCAATGTCTATTCCTGCTACCCTTGGCCTTGATCCAACAATTGCAAACTCAG TGCACAGAGTAATCAACAGCAGCCTAGGATCAATCATTCCAAGAAATTTACAGAAGGTGGTTCTGGAAGGATTATTTTCCATTGGTCGGACACAAGTCTCGGACTACATTTTGAGTGAGAACAATCCCCTTGGATCCTTGAGACTGGCAAGATTGAGAAGTATTCTTGATGAAGGAAAAAGTCTACAGCTGCAGTTCCCTGCAGAGGATCTTGGCTTCCG CTATGGAAAAGGAGCCCTAGTTGCTGAAGATTGTGCTGAGAGCACTTATCAAGCAGAAGACCTGAAGCATTCTAAGAGGTCATCAGGAGAGTACATCCCTTCTGCTAAGGTTGGTTCACGGCTACCACACATGCTGGTGAGACCACTGTCCGCTTCGAGTGAG GGCGTGTTCTCAACACTGGACCTAGTAAGTGGGGATAAAATTGAGTTTGTTATCATCATCGCACCACTGAAAGAGTCATATAAGCTTGCCCAGGCTATGCTGAGGATAGCAGATGAATTCGAGCTATCATCCAAAGTTTGTGTCATGTGGCCACAAGGTTCAAGGGACGTGGAAGCGAAAGGGAGCATATCTGAGTTGGCACCCTGGACAAACTATGTCGATGTCGAGGAAATACCAAGGGCAACTGTGAACTCATCATGGTGGGAGATGTATCAGGTAAGTAACAGAAGTGTTATTTTGGTTAGGCCTGATGAGCACATAGCATGGAGAACAGAACCTGACATGGTGAGAGATGCTTATTCAGACGTTAGGAGAGTCTTTTCTCAGATTTTGAGTTTAAATAGGCCCCAGGTGTAA